The following are from one region of the Chloroflexi bacterium ADurb.Bin180 genome:
- the macB_5 gene encoding Macrolide export ATP-binding/permease protein MacB, which translates to MNEVGKTLVEMVDVGKEYRMGKVTVPALKNLDLSIAQGEYLAIVGPSGSGKSTLLNLLGCLDLPTQGTYRLRGKDVRSLGDAQLSRLRGTGIGFVFQDYSLLKRFSAVRNVELPHYYTAGRGDQKRAAELLGSVGLAGRLKHRPTELSGGEQQRVAVARALINDPFMLLADEPTGNLDSKSGQELMGILERLNAEQGLTLIIVTHDPTVSARARRLIRLRDGMLVADEVQSKAAAAGGA; encoded by the coding sequence ATGAACGAAGTTGGCAAGACACTGGTCGAAATGGTCGATGTGGGTAAAGAGTACCGCATGGGCAAAGTGACCGTGCCCGCGCTCAAGAACCTCGACCTGAGCATCGCGCAGGGCGAGTATCTGGCCATTGTGGGACCGTCGGGGTCGGGCAAGAGCACTCTGCTGAACCTGCTGGGCTGCCTGGACCTGCCCACGCAGGGGACGTACCGCTTGCGTGGCAAGGACGTACGCAGTCTGGGAGACGCGCAGTTGTCGCGGCTCAGGGGGACAGGCATCGGCTTTGTGTTTCAGGACTATTCGCTGCTCAAGCGCTTTAGCGCAGTGCGGAACGTGGAGCTGCCGCACTACTATACCGCCGGCAGGGGCGACCAGAAGCGGGCCGCGGAACTGCTGGGCAGCGTCGGGCTGGCCGGTCGGCTCAAGCACCGCCCGACCGAGCTCTCCGGCGGCGAACAGCAGAGAGTGGCAGTGGCCAGGGCACTGATCAATGATCCGTTCATGCTCCTGGCCGACGAGCCCACCGGCAACCTGGATTCCAAGTCCGGACAGGAGTTGATGGGGATCCTGGAGCGGTTGAACGCGGAGCAGGGGCTCACACTGATCATCGTGACCCATGACCCCACGGTCAGCGCCAGAGCCAGGCGGCTGATCCGACTCAGGGACGGGATGCTGGTAGCAGACGAAGTGCAGTCAAAGGCGGCAGCCGCAGGAGGCGCGTGA
- the macB_6 gene encoding Macrolide export ATP-binding/permease protein MacB: protein MRRLVNFWFALLGLRTNKLRSGLTMLGVVIGVGAVIMIVSLGNGLRRSTQEQMEAWSAGTVEIRPQFMPYMGVMPLEMEASSLAASVKGAALPGPGVPQQSQPRGLEAQDVEALRRLATRVVAITPLYEGWAQVIYKGQYVPNPGIDGVLPEYLTVFRTTMKYGRFVTLEDNDQAAAVVVLDESLVDQVWGKGANPVGETLRIVQSDVPQVFTIIGVTSRRPGVVGIANRAVLLPLHTAQMRLSTEGKTIISYIAARVDDRDSARRKTAVAEINTILRARRGIAAGSPEDFMVQDTLQWSEESMAIIRTITVILSAIAGISLVVGSIGLMNIMLVGVAERTWEIGLRRSVGAEKSDILLQFLSEGVLIALLGGAGGLALGLGGSYVASRLIEQVKGMATVSAEVVAIAVIVSLIVGVLASIYPAWRAASLQPTAALRRG, encoded by the coding sequence ATGAGGAGACTGGTCAACTTCTGGTTTGCCCTGCTCGGGCTACGGACGAACAAGCTGCGCTCTGGCCTGACCATGCTCGGTGTGGTCATCGGCGTGGGGGCGGTAATCATGATCGTGTCGCTCGGCAACGGCCTGCGCCGCTCCACTCAGGAGCAGATGGAGGCCTGGTCAGCCGGGACGGTGGAGATTCGCCCGCAGTTCATGCCGTACATGGGTGTGATGCCTCTTGAGATGGAGGCGTCCTCCCTTGCCGCAAGCGTCAAGGGGGCGGCTCTCCCTGGGCCGGGTGTGCCTCAGCAATCTCAGCCGAGGGGCCTGGAAGCCCAGGACGTGGAAGCGCTGCGCCGGCTGGCCACCAGGGTAGTGGCGATCACGCCACTCTACGAGGGCTGGGCACAGGTCATCTACAAGGGGCAATACGTGCCAAACCCGGGTATCGACGGCGTGCTGCCCGAGTACCTGACCGTGTTTCGGACGACGATGAAGTACGGGCGCTTTGTCACGCTGGAGGACAACGACCAGGCCGCGGCAGTGGTGGTGCTCGACGAGAGCCTGGTGGACCAGGTATGGGGCAAAGGGGCCAATCCAGTGGGCGAAACCCTAAGAATCGTGCAATCCGACGTGCCGCAGGTCTTTACCATCATCGGGGTGACAAGCCGAAGGCCGGGAGTCGTGGGCATTGCCAACCGCGCCGTGCTGCTGCCGCTGCATACCGCTCAGATGCGCCTGTCCACGGAGGGCAAGACCATCATCAGCTACATTGCGGCGCGGGTGGACGACCGCGACTCGGCACGGCGCAAGACGGCCGTGGCCGAGATCAACACTATCCTCAGGGCAAGACGGGGCATCGCCGCCGGGTCGCCGGAGGACTTTATGGTGCAGGACACCCTGCAATGGAGCGAAGAGAGCATGGCCATTATCCGGACGATCACGGTGATCCTGTCGGCCATTGCCGGGATCTCGCTGGTGGTGGGCAGCATCGGGCTGATGAACATCATGCTGGTCGGGGTGGCGGAGCGCACCTGGGAGATCGGCCTCAGACGCTCGGTTGGTGCGGAAAAGAGCGATATCCTGCTGCAGTTTCTCAGCGAGGGTGTGCTGATTGCCCTGCTCGGCGGGGCGGGCGGTCTCGCACTGGGGCTGGGCGGTTCCTATGTTGCCAGTCGGCTCATCGAACAGGTCAAGGGTATGGCCACTGTGTCGGCGGAGGTCGTCGCCATCGCAGTGATTGTCTCGCTCATCGTGGGTGTGTTGGCCAGCATCTACCCGGCTTGGCGAGCCGCGTCGCTTCAGCCGACCGCGGCCCTGCGGAGAGGATAG
- the macA_4 gene encoding Macrolide export protein MacA gives MANDQYDIDERRSRRVNAIVGGVALLALLLCAVWAYPRAKNLFSPKQQTPGLMVEQTNDVAVTRGPLAEALLLSGTIEPLRTVRLSFQEAAGRVAMVYATPGDVVQQGQLLIELDAAALQRDLAKVRGELLTARNDLDRLVEDRGLSKRIALEEELRKARQTLDDARSELERFKKGKGTPADRLATARAELELARDALVETRDGQAARDALEGQRITADLAEIEHGPYAWITHPSEEDRDREWLLRIVMLNTRETYNQALLRHDMDVRAAEQKVEQARRDVDVLVKEIAAGSAAIELEKHQAAVQQAQARVQQLQDRLRALEEGDVDPDVAKAQAQVVKLQRRAADAEASVKEATIVAPFTGVIGEVTVAPGATVAPGQSLLTLMSAESLRVKAAANEMDIGRLTEGQDVTLTFDAFPGESVPGQLGEIPRYGTYQNGITVFNVPVTFEPGDLQLRVGMSANVAVPLDRKENVLKVPTMAVQRDLEGTFVLVVEKGRANRRAVKTGVSDGIETEIVEGLAEGELVRVVLQSPIRPRWQ, from the coding sequence ATGGCAAACGACCAGTACGACATTGACGAGCGGCGCAGCCGCCGAGTGAATGCGATTGTGGGTGGAGTTGCTTTGCTGGCACTGCTTCTGTGTGCCGTCTGGGCCTACCCACGAGCCAAGAACCTGTTCAGTCCGAAGCAACAGACACCGGGTCTCATGGTGGAACAGACCAATGATGTCGCTGTCACGCGGGGACCGCTGGCCGAGGCGCTGCTTCTGAGCGGCACAATCGAGCCCCTGCGCACGGTGCGGCTCTCCTTTCAGGAAGCTGCGGGACGCGTGGCCATGGTCTACGCCACCCCTGGCGATGTGGTGCAGCAAGGGCAGCTCCTGATCGAACTCGATGCGGCCGCATTGCAGCGCGACCTGGCCAAAGTGCGAGGCGAGCTGCTGACGGCCAGGAACGACCTCGACCGGCTGGTGGAGGACCGCGGGCTGAGCAAGCGTATCGCGCTAGAGGAAGAGCTGCGCAAGGCCCGTCAAACGCTGGATGATGCGCGCAGCGAGCTGGAGCGGTTCAAGAAGGGCAAGGGAACACCTGCTGACCGTTTGGCTACGGCCAGGGCCGAGCTCGAGCTGGCCCGCGACGCGCTGGTGGAAACGAGAGATGGCCAAGCAGCCCGTGATGCTCTGGAGGGCCAGCGTATCACGGCGGACCTGGCCGAGATCGAGCACGGGCCCTATGCCTGGATCACCCACCCGAGCGAAGAGGATCGCGACCGCGAGTGGCTGCTGCGCATCGTCATGTTGAACACTCGAGAGACCTACAATCAAGCTCTGCTGCGACATGATATGGACGTGCGAGCAGCCGAGCAGAAGGTGGAGCAGGCCAGGCGAGACGTTGATGTGCTGGTGAAAGAGATCGCGGCTGGAAGCGCAGCCATCGAACTCGAGAAGCATCAGGCGGCCGTTCAGCAGGCCCAGGCCAGGGTGCAGCAGCTTCAGGACCGCCTGCGCGCCCTGGAAGAGGGCGACGTGGACCCCGATGTGGCCAAGGCCCAGGCCCAGGTAGTCAAGCTACAGCGGCGGGCCGCCGACGCTGAAGCCAGCGTGAAAGAGGCGACCATCGTGGCGCCCTTCACGGGGGTCATCGGAGAGGTCACGGTGGCTCCCGGGGCCACGGTTGCGCCGGGGCAGTCGCTCCTGACGTTGATGAGCGCCGAATCGTTGCGAGTGAAAGCGGCGGCAAATGAGATGGACATTGGCCGGCTCACCGAAGGGCAGGATGTTACGCTGACCTTTGACGCCTTCCCCGGGGAGAGCGTGCCCGGTCAGCTTGGTGAAATCCCGCGCTATGGCACCTATCAGAATGGCATCACCGTGTTCAACGTGCCGGTGACGTTCGAGCCAGGCGACCTGCAGTTGCGCGTGGGCATGTCGGCGAACGTTGCTGTTCCTCTGGACCGCAAAGAGAATGTGCTCAAGGTGCCCACCATGGCCGTACAGAGGGACCTGGAGGGTACATTCGTGCTCGTGGTCGAAAAGGGCCGGGCCAACCGTCGCGCGGTCAAGACCGGCGTCAGCGACGGCATCGAGACGGAGATCGTCGAGGGCCTGGCCGAGGGTGAGCTGGTGCGAGTCGTGCTGCAGTCGCCGATCAGGCCGCGCTGGCAATAG
- the macA_5 gene encoding Macrolide export protein MacA translates to MRERWQHKCRALLMIAILLLTAACRSNSGSGEAYASAVEVKRGAVATVVQMAGQVVAVHSLELDLGSVSGRIVNLAVRTGQEVQAGQELLQLDTTGYQRTLREAEADLKAAEAALQAAQKGSGQGELARAEADLAMAQYGAEHTKMALTLAEESGTGPLKQQVADAAFALRVAQDELRLKEIGEGQAEIRRLEYDQAFRQRVLRDMSPDDPQRAETQKSLAETERALNKARTARGQALEKERDAVQSKQRELARAQEDLDRALQAKDDPAAAARLAYRAAVEALATAQAKVDALKAGGESGAVEAARTAYEAAQAAMQSARASVDAGTLRAPFDGTVVALYVGANDTVASGQKVLFLADFRELRLKAQVTEVDVPRVEVGQTVRVTFDMYPGQIFLGTVLDLPQQVVNQSGIAYYQVVTTLEPGESAIRLGMYGNARILIGERHNVLTIPSASVRYNQMGETYVDVRRKDNGIEQRTVELGMNDGIQVEVLSGLVEGETVMVPLVAATSPYGGGVYMR, encoded by the coding sequence ATGAGAGAGCGTTGGCAACACAAATGCCGAGCCCTGCTGATGATTGCCATCCTGCTGCTGACGGCCGCCTGCCGCAGCAACTCGGGCTCCGGCGAGGCCTATGCGTCGGCAGTCGAGGTAAAGCGCGGCGCTGTGGCCACCGTAGTGCAGATGGCCGGGCAGGTAGTCGCGGTACATTCGCTGGAGCTTGATCTGGGCAGCGTCTCTGGCCGAATCGTGAACCTGGCCGTACGCACTGGCCAGGAGGTACAGGCAGGGCAAGAGCTGCTCCAGTTGGACACTACCGGATACCAGCGCACCCTGCGCGAGGCCGAAGCCGACCTGAAGGCCGCCGAGGCGGCACTGCAGGCGGCGCAGAAGGGCTCAGGACAGGGTGAGCTGGCCAGGGCCGAGGCCGACCTGGCGATGGCACAGTACGGGGCCGAGCACACCAAAATGGCGCTGACTCTGGCCGAAGAGAGTGGCACAGGCCCGCTCAAGCAGCAAGTGGCTGACGCGGCGTTTGCGCTGCGCGTGGCTCAGGACGAGCTGCGCCTCAAAGAGATCGGTGAAGGGCAGGCAGAAATCCGACGGCTCGAATACGACCAGGCCTTTCGCCAGCGTGTGCTGCGCGATATGTCCCCCGATGATCCGCAGCGGGCGGAGACGCAGAAAAGCCTGGCCGAAACAGAAAGAGCCTTGAACAAGGCGCGCACCGCGCGCGGGCAGGCCCTGGAGAAGGAACGCGACGCGGTTCAGAGCAAACAGCGGGAGCTGGCGCGCGCTCAAGAGGACCTCGACCGGGCGCTCCAGGCAAAAGACGATCCGGCCGCTGCGGCCAGACTGGCCTACCGCGCGGCTGTGGAGGCCCTGGCTACGGCTCAGGCCAAAGTCGATGCACTCAAGGCCGGCGGCGAGAGCGGAGCGGTTGAGGCTGCGCGCACCGCCTATGAGGCAGCGCAGGCAGCGATGCAGTCGGCGCGGGCGTCGGTGGATGCGGGCACGCTGCGCGCTCCCTTCGATGGCACGGTGGTGGCGCTGTACGTTGGAGCCAACGACACCGTGGCTTCCGGCCAGAAGGTGCTGTTCCTGGCCGATTTCCGCGAGCTGAGACTCAAGGCGCAGGTCACCGAGGTCGATGTCCCCCGGGTCGAAGTGGGGCAGACAGTGCGCGTGACCTTTGATATGTACCCAGGCCAGATCTTCCTTGGGACGGTGCTTGACCTGCCGCAACAGGTGGTCAATCAGAGCGGCATTGCCTACTACCAGGTCGTCACCACGCTGGAGCCAGGCGAATCGGCCATTCGGCTGGGGATGTACGGCAACGCCCGCATCCTCATCGGCGAGCGCCATAACGTACTGACCATCCCCTCGGCGTCAGTCCGCTACAACCAGATGGGAGAAACCTACGTCGACGTGCGCCGCAAGGACAACGGCATCGAGCAGCGCACCGTCGAACTGGGGATGAACGATGGCATCCAGGTTGAGGTGCTGTCCGGGCTGGTTGAAGGCGAAACGGTGATGGTGCCGCTCGTGGCCGCCACAAGCCCCTATGGCGGCGGCGTGTACATGCGTTGA
- the yjmC gene encoding putative oxidoreductase YjmC — MAHPEIAPGRAGEEVRLPVGAAKRLIQDAFVALGVPGDDASICVDVLISSDLRGIESHGIGRLKYYCDRIRLGIQLPVTVLEVVRETETTVVLDGHHGMGHVIAYRAMRMAIGKARRYGLGAAAVRNSTHFGIAGYYSLMAAEEGMIGLTVTNARPAMAPTFGTQPMLGTNPIAFAAPSDGPFPFCYDGATPITQRGKIEVLARAEKPVPEGWLIDAQGRPSTNAEQILKALDKGQAAFLPLGGQGEAMGGHKGYGLGTMVEILSASLAGGAFLQDLLGVDEKGARRPFMLGHFFLAVDVGHFVPLEESRHTTGQIMRQLQGSRKEPGHERIYVAGEKEYESVQRVMRDGIGLNANLRRDLRAVCDDLHLEGYDEWL, encoded by the coding sequence GTGGCGCATCCCGAAATAGCGCCTGGGCGAGCAGGTGAGGAGGTTCGCCTCCCGGTCGGAGCAGCGAAGCGACTGATACAGGACGCCTTTGTCGCCCTGGGTGTGCCGGGGGACGATGCGAGCATTTGCGTTGACGTGCTCATCTCCTCCGACCTGCGCGGCATCGAATCGCACGGCATCGGAAGGCTCAAGTACTACTGCGACCGCATCAGGCTGGGCATCCAGTTGCCGGTCACCGTCCTGGAGGTCGTGCGCGAGACGGAGACGACGGTGGTGCTCGACGGGCACCATGGGATGGGGCACGTCATCGCCTACCGCGCGATGAGAATGGCTATCGGCAAGGCCAGGCGATACGGGCTCGGCGCGGCCGCAGTGCGCAACTCGACGCATTTTGGCATCGCTGGCTACTACTCGCTGATGGCGGCCGAGGAAGGAATGATCGGCCTCACGGTGACCAACGCGCGACCGGCGATGGCTCCGACCTTTGGTACGCAGCCCATGCTGGGTACCAACCCCATCGCCTTTGCCGCACCGTCGGACGGGCCGTTTCCGTTCTGCTACGATGGCGCAACGCCGATCACCCAGCGCGGCAAGATCGAAGTGCTGGCCAGGGCCGAAAAGCCAGTGCCAGAGGGCTGGCTGATCGATGCGCAGGGACGGCCGTCCACCAATGCCGAGCAGATCCTCAAGGCTCTGGACAAGGGGCAGGCGGCTTTTTTGCCGCTGGGCGGCCAGGGCGAGGCGATGGGCGGGCACAAGGGCTACGGTCTGGGCACGATGGTCGAGATCCTTTCGGCGTCGCTGGCGGGAGGCGCGTTCCTGCAGGATTTGCTGGGAGTAGACGAAAAGGGCGCCAGGAGGCCGTTCATGCTGGGCCATTTCTTCCTGGCCGTGGATGTGGGTCACTTTGTGCCGCTGGAAGAGTCGCGGCACACGACCGGCCAGATCATGCGCCAGTTGCAGGGGTCACGGAAAGAGCCCGGTCACGAGCGCATCTATGTGGCCGGGGAGAAGGAATACGAGAGCGTGCAGCGAGTCATGAGGGACGGCATCGGGCTCAACGCCAACCTGCGGCGCGACCTGCGCGCGGTGTGCGACGACCTGCACCTTGAAGGCTATGACGAGTGGCTGTGA